The following coding sequences are from one Eucalyptus grandis isolate ANBG69807.140 chromosome 11, ASM1654582v1, whole genome shotgun sequence window:
- the LOC104427172 gene encoding TMV resistance protein N-like, whose translation MAKEEIDSGTATGGGYHVFLSFRGPDTRNGFADCLYEFMKDRGIHIFRDEEELRPGKNISEILHAVQSSKIYIPIFSKDYASSKWCLQELTRMAQCTRQFPEKEIMPIFYDVDPLDVKLQTEVYKNALMKHEEELGCPEVKPWKEALTMVARIKGWHLKDQGEGKVIKDIVQRVLQKIPIRNRYLPPYLVGIDHRVSRLNKISDVGIRHQQVIVIWGKRGIGKTTLAKAIFNILSPKFESQCFLENIQESSSCGGIEKMQRKMVADLFSFSLSETCDFEEGNNVIKSGLPHKRVLVVFDDISYDDQFIQLMENFRQCGPGSRIIVTSRENIYRLYSWGKLVESFYFDYMYEMWEMDSECAHQLFTKLAFTTDSASPDLCDLSREIVKFLGGNPLALKVFGSHLRGQSRENWLSTVNKLKEVPCYNLPQQLQIIYDASFFVNEKRSNAMFMREALCHLSRDLGRQIICQGNDRQLGDRSRLWFSEMALDIVRAKQVDNRGSSEWIDLKPSLHDREVICGLINEKKALVNNIEGIDSQLKVFEEKVQSLQMQLERSKRKKNKIQVEVSQLEAKEKIYLRGIVALIGLMCAMLLLMLDKKTQFSLP comes from the exons ATGGCGAAGGAAGAGATAGACTCAGGCACTGCAACAGGTGGTGGCTACCATGTATTCTTGAGTTTTCGAGGACCCGATACTCGCAACGGATTCGCAGATTGCCTTTACGAGTTCATGAAAGATAGAGGAATCCACATTTTTAGGGACGAAGAGGAGTTACGCCCTGGCAAAAATATCTCAGAGATCTTGCATGCAGTACAAAGCTCCAAAATTTACATTCCAATTTTCTCCAAAGACTACGCTTCGAGTAAATGGTGCCTGCAAGAGCTAACACGCATGGCGCAGTGCACTCGGCAATTCCCGGAGAAAGAGATAATGCCCATCTTTTATGATGTGGATCCCTTGGATGTTAAGCTTCAAACAGAGGTGTACAAAAACGCCCTAATGAAGCATGAGGAGGAACTTGGCTGCCCTGAAGTGAAGCCATGGAAGGAGGCTTTGACCATGGTGGCTAGAATCAAGGGATGGCATCTGAAAGATCAAGG GGAAGGCAAGGTTATTAAAGATATTGTTCAAAGGGTTTTGCAAAAGATCCCAATACGAAATAGATATTTGCCCCCATATCTAGTTGGAATTGATCATCGAGTCAGTCGTCTGAACAAAATATCAGATGTTGGTATTCGTCATCAACAAGTAATAGTAATCTGGGGAAAGCGAGGCATTGgaaagacaactcttgccaaggcAATCTTCAACATACTCTCTCCTAAATTTGAGAGTCAATGCTTCCTAGAAAACATTCAAGAATCATCCTCATGCGGTGGCattgaaaaaatgcaaagaaaaatgGTGGCAGATCTTTTTAGTTTCTCGCTTTCTGAAACCTGTGACTTTGAAGAAGGGAACAATGTGATCAAAAGCGGGTTACCTCACAAGCGAGTCTTAGTTGTTTTCGATGACATTAGCTATGATGATCAATTTATTCAACTAATGGAAAATTTTAGGCAATGTGGTCCAGGGAGTAGGATCATCGTTACAAGCAGAGAAAATATATATCGTTTATACTCCTGGGGTAAATTAGTGGAATCGTTTTATTTCGATTATATGTACGAAATGTGGGAAATGGATTCTGAATGCGCTCATCAACTTTTCACCAAGCTTGCTTTCACCACAGATTCAGCTTCGCCTGATCTTTGTGATCTTTCAAGAGAAATTGTTAAATTCCTTGGAGGAAATCCATTGGCTCTTAAAGTGTTCGGTTCACATCTCCGAGGCCAAAGTAGAGAAAATTGGCTAAGCACAGTGAATAAGTTGAAGGAAGTGCCTTGCTACAATCTTCCACAGCAGTTACAGATAATTTATGATGCAAGTTTCTTTGTTAACGAGAAAAGAAGTAATGCAATGTTTATGCGGGAAGCTCTTTGTCATCTGTCGAGAGATCTTGGGAGACAAATTATTTGTCAAGGGAATGATAGGCAACTTGGAGATAGAAGCAGATTATGGTTTAGCGAGATGGCCCTGGACATAGTACGAGCTAAACAG GTTGATAATCGTGGTTCTTCTGAATGGATCGATCTTAAGCCCTCATTACATGACAGGGAAGTGATTTGTGGattgattaatgaaaagaaagcCTTGGTAAATAATATTGAAGGTATAGATAGTCAGTTGAAAGTATTTGAGGAGAAAGTCCAGAGTCTTCAAATGCAACTAGAAAGGAGTAAAcgaaaaaagaacaagatacAAGTGGAGGTGTCTCAATTGGAAGCAAAGGAAAAGATCTATTTGAGAGGCATTGTTGCATTGATAGGATTGATGTGCGCAATGCTGTTGCTGATGTTGGataaaaaaacacaattttCGTTGCCTTAG